Part of the Candidatus Omnitrophota bacterium genome is shown below.
GGGTCTTACCGTTGTCGGTTTAGGGCTATTGGATTTAAGTATCTGGTATTATTTCCTAAATTGGTATTATTCTTGCCATCCCATCCCGTTGGGAACGGATAAAATCGCGGCAATTACTTCCACGATGCTTTGTTTTGGCATGGGGGCCAGTTCGATGGCGCTTTTTGCCAGGGTGGGTGGAGGTATTTTTACTAAAGCCTCGGATGTCGGAGCGGATTTAGTCGGTAAGGTTGAAGCAGGAATTCCTGAGGATGATCCGCGTAACCCGGCAGTTATCGCTGATAATGTCGGTGATAATGTCGGCGATGTCGCGGGTATGGGCGCTGACCTTTATGAATCTTATGTTGGTTCAATTGTTGCCACTTCAGCTTTAGGTGTTGCTGCCGGCCTTGGTGTTGCCGGGGTAACCGTGCCGATGGTTATGGCCGCGGTAGGAGTTGTTTCATCGGTTATCGGGACTTTCTTTGTAAAAAGCGGAGAGCAGGCCAGCCAAAAAGTTCTCTTAGCCGCTTTACGTAAAGGGGTCTTTACCAGTTCATTTCTGGTTGCGATAATCTCATTTTTTCTGGTTAAGGCAACATTAGGCGCGCAGCATTTAGGCGTTTATTGGTCAGTCTTGGCAGGTTTAGTTGCCGGAGTATTGATCGGCCTGTGCACGGAATATTATACTTCCAGCGGCTTTAAGCCGACCAAATCTATTGCTGATGCCTCTTTAACCGGCCCGGCAACTGTAATTATCGGGGGTATTGCGGTAGGGATGATGTCTACCGCCATTCCGGTAATTATCGTATGCATTGCTATTTTAATAAGTTTTTATTTATCCGGCGGGGCCGCGAATTTTAACGCCGGCCTTTACGGTATCGCCATTTCAGCCGTGGGCATGCTTTCGACTTTAGGTATAACTTTGGCTACTGATGCTTATGGGCCGGTTGCGGATAATGCCGGAGGAAACGCGGAGATGTCAAAACTGCCTCCTGAGGTAAGAAAAAGAACCGATGCCTTGGATGCTTTAGGTAATACGACTGCGGCAACCGGTAAAGGTTTTGCCATTGGTTCGGCAGCCTTAACCGCATTAGCCTTGATTGCCGCGTATAAAGATCAGGTTTTGCTTTTTGGTAAAGATATTAATGCCAGTATGATGAATCCTACGGTATTAGTAGGTTTGTTTTTAGGAGGAATGCTGCCATTTTTATTCTGTTCTATGACCATGCGCGCAGTGGGAA
Proteins encoded:
- a CDS encoding sodium-translocating pyrophosphatase, with amino-acid sequence MGFDLLLLAPVGSILALSFAFYLALSILKMDEGTDKMKEIAHAVRVGAQAYLKRQYLGISMFFIVVFFILLAMALKNYLVIFVPFAFLTGGFFSGLSGFIGMTIATQSSNRTAQAASKSLNSGLRVAFSSGAVMGLTVVGLGLLDLSIWYYFLNWYYSCHPIPLGTDKIAAITSTMLCFGMGASSMALFARVGGGIFTKASDVGADLVGKVEAGIPEDDPRNPAVIADNVGDNVGDVAGMGADLYESYVGSIVATSALGVAAGLGVAGVTVPMVMAAVGVVSSVIGTFFVKSGEQASQKVLLAALRKGVFTSSFLVAIISFFLVKATLGAQHLGVYWSVLAGLVAGVLIGLCTEYYTSSGFKPTKSIADASLTGPATVIIGGIAVGMMSTAIPVIIVCIAILISFYLSGGAANFNAGLYGIAISAVGMLSTLGITLATDAYGPVADNAGGNAEMSKLPPEVRKRTDALDALGNTTAATGKGFAIGSAALTALALIAAYKDQVLLFGKDINASMMNPTVLVGLFLGGMLPFLFCSMTMRAVGRAAGKIVVEVRRQFKEIIGLMEGTAKPDYARCVNIATAAAQKEMIAPSLLAIVAPIGVGLFIGIDAVAGLLVGATVTGFVLAVMMANSGGAWDNAKKFVEEGHHGGKGSLAHKATVVGDTVGDPFKDTSGPSLNILIKLMSMVSIVFASFIIKNTLFK